A stretch of Caenorhabditis elegans chromosome IV DNA encodes these proteins:
- the F55B11.6 gene encoding RNA-binding Raly-like protein (Confirmed by transcript evidence), with translation MSSSNIQLFRQLSAKNPCKRRFTPLRGQSGAKRRGGKGNAASQDNIRELQPHSTINTTSNSASSAPPANLEDILAGIEKIKSQLVQHQGAN, from the exons ATGAGTTCTTCTAACATTCAACTGTTTCGCCAGCTATCCGCTAAAAATCCTTGC aaacgTCGCTTCACTCCGCTTCGAGGACAATCTGGGGCCAAACGTCGCGGCGGAAAGGGAAATGCTGCGAGTCAAg ACAACATCCGCGAACTTCAACCTCACTCAACCATCAACACAACTTCAAACTCCGCTTCATCCGCTCCACCTGCCAATCTCGAGGATATTCTTGCCGGAATCGAGAAAATCAAATCCCAGCTTGTTCAGCATCAAg gtGCCAACTAA
- the F55B11.7 gene encoding BTB domain-containing protein (Confirmed by transcript evidence): MKENLRKPPEHFPLGSHSTILHVPKSSTNYSFRIRNIHNVKWKLNVETLNSVPTDKINLKLSKELNKNTDTNKIDSIQIDYGFTIKNHVNSNNSIVVKGTFTFGGNENELNVEMSENEKIIEDSNGFYDLKTQKLELECSFIVRSAELCDFVEYLDLYNFNPVIHDTEANVLGVRMFLNKKIIALQSPTFLALIENQTVLSSEQLANCKFEDIHDFLQLIHGVDLSLDEDNIDTFLMLAKRLDVPRVIDYCKRELIAGCGGISKKKVTEIAIKWAFWDVMPEIVASAHTLADLKKQNWDLNELPLNVFDMITRKCFE; the protein is encoded by the exons ATGAAAGAAAATCTTCGAAAACCGCCGG agcattttcCACTGGGATCTCATTCCACCATTTTGCACGTACCCAAGAGCTCCACAAATTATTCGTTTCGAATTCGAAATATTCATAATGTGAAGTG gaaacttAACGTGGAAACTTTGAATTCTGTGCCAACcgacaaaataaatttaaaattgtcaaaagaaCTCAACAAAAACACTGATACAAACAAAATTGACTCGATTCAAATAGATTATGGGTTTACCATCAAAAACCACGTGAATTCAAATAATTCTATCGTAGTTAAAGGAACATTTACATTTGGAGGGAATGAAAATGAGCTGAATGTGGAAAtgtcagaaaatgaaaagattaTTGAAGACAGCAATGGattttatgatttaaaaactcagaaaCTGGAATTAGAATGCAGTTTTATAGTTCGATCGGCGGAGTTGTGTGATTTTGTGGAATATCTCGATTTGTACAATTTTAATCCAGTTATTCATGATACGGAGGCCAATGTGCTGGGAGTTcgaatgtttttgaataaaaag ataatcgCCCTACAATCTCCCACATTTCTTGCTCTGATTGAAAATCAAACGGTCTTGTCGTCAGAACAACTggcaaattgcaaatttgaagatattcacgattttcttcaattaattCATGGAGTGGATCTTAGTTTGGATG aagaCAATATAGATACATTTTTAATGCTTGCGAAGCGGCTTGATGTGCCACGTGTCATAGATTACTGTAAACGAGAGTTGATTGCTGGATGTGGAGGAATTAGTAAAAAGAAAGTTACAGAAATTGCGATTAAATGGGCTTTTTGGGATGTTATG cCTGAAATCGTCGCTTCAGCACATACTCTGGCAGATTTGAAGAAACAAAACTGGGATTTAAATGAACTTCCACTGAATGTTTTTGATATGATTActcggaaatgttttgaataa
- the F55B11.2 gene encoding DUF19 domain-containing protein (Confirmed by transcript evidence): MSKTVLFVLFLAFPTVTVADFLDDFLKHASDNPSCSEEFKKILACAQPHFELIREVYPKLNSISTLYNIGLMNKGLQLVENVTICLGEEKRDFKCTLPKIVVTSLDYAQYIGKKVYGDAFHCFINVNAIETFQICAAENQQPRNIHENVLNDESAYKKIAQPIVECMAKKMYETPSCTIDRIVELYHAGEAGLDLYYSLLKFVKGVQVERSFSDNNYCRA, translated from the exons ATGTCGAAAACTGTACTTTTTGTGCTTTTCCTTGCTTTTCCAACTGTAACAGTTGCCGACTTCTTGgacgattttttgaagcatgCATCAGATAATCCGTCATGCTccgaagaattcaaaaaaattctggcatGCGCTCAGCCacatttt gAACTAATCAGAGAAGTCTACCCAAAACTGAATTCTATATCAACACTTTACAACATTGGTTTGATGAATAAAGGACTTCAACTTGTTGAGAATGTGACCATCTGTCtgggagaagaaaaaagagactTCAAGTGCACACTACCAAAGATTGTAGTTACTTCATTGGATTATGCCCAATACATTGGCAAGAAAGTTTATGGAGACGCTTTCCACTGTTTCATAAAT gttaACGCAATCGAAACATTCCAAATCTGTGCAGCGGAAAATCAACAGCCCCGGAATATCCACGAAAACGTTTTAAATGATGAAAGTGCCTACAAAAAGATAGCACAACCAATAGTTGAATGTATGGCCAAAAAGATGTACGAGACTCCATCCTGCACCATCGATCGAATTGTCGAGTTGTACCATGCTGGAGAGGCCGGACTTGATTTGTATTACTCATTGTTAAAGTTCGTGAAGGGAGTACAAGTTGAACGGAGCTTCAGTGATAACAACTATTGCCGTGCTTAA
- the F55B11.3 gene encoding DUF19 domain-containing protein (Confirmed by transcript evidence) yields the protein MLKYCLLVLFLGFPSATADYYDVLLETSMENSTCGEESHKIFMCLLPHYRYIESVFPVLEYKSLSDYKLVSLQLAHLQFVVDCLKLETTEYTCELPQVTISLMKRSLSVGMKIDGDAFMCFRDADIAKASEHCEKSARVFEEKVEVLPKDKSDSVKEINPMVDCIAKKLKDTPSCTRSQIEVLYLVAGATSDHVYTESLTEKEVPVSSTEKAVPGLVERANPTKWSEMKHQ from the exons ATGCTGAAATATTGTCTTCTCGTGCTTTTCCTTGGTTTTCCAAGTGCTACAGCCGACTATTACGATGTGTTATTGGAAACTTCCATGGAAAATTCGACATGCGGAGAAGaatctcataaaattttcatgtgTCTACTTCCGCATTAT AGGTACATAGAGTCCGTGTTCCCAGTCCTGGAATATAAATCTCTCTCTGATTATAAATTGGTGAGCCTTCAACTTGCACATCTTCAATTTGTCGTGGACTGTTTGAAATTAGAAACCACCGAATACACGTGTGAACTACCACAAGTCACCATTTCCCTGATGAAACGTTCCCTATCGGTGGGAATGAAGATTGATGGAGACGCGTTCATGTGCTTCCGAGAT GCCGACATTGCCAAAGCCTCTGAACACTGCGAAAAGTCAGCCCGAGTCTTTGAGGAAAAAGTCGAAGTTTTGCCAAAAGACAAGTCGGATTCGGTAAAGGAAATCAATCCAATGGTGGACTGTATTGCCAAAAAACTTAAGGACACTCCATCATGCACTAGAAGTCAAATTGAGGTTCTGTATTTGGTTGCAGGTGCAACTAGTGATCACGTTTATACGGAAAGTTTGACTGAAAAGGAAGTCCCAGTTAGTTCGACAGAAAAAGCAGTTCCAGGTTTGGTAGAAAGGGCAAATCCAACCAAGTGGAGTGAGATGAAACATCAGTGA
- the F55B11.5 gene encoding HORMA domain-containing protein (Confirmed by transcript evidence) — MENSTCGEESHRIFMCLLLHYRYIRSVFPVLEYKSLSDYKLVSHQLARFQFVMDCLKLKNIEYTCELPQMTISLIERSLSVGMKIDGDAFICFRDADIAKVSENCEKPTKVFEEKIEVLPKDKSVSVKEINPMVDCIAKNLKDTPSCTKSQIAVLYLVAGATSDHVYTESLTEKEVPVSSTEKAVPGLVERANPTKWSEMKHQ, encoded by the exons ATGGAAAATTCGACATGCGGAGAAGAATCTCATAGAATTTTCATGTGTCTACTTCTGCATTAT AGGTACATAAGGTCCGTGTTCCCAGTCCTGGAATATAAATCTCTCTCTGATTATAAATTGGTGAGCCATCAACTTGCACGTTTTCAATTTGTAATGGactgtttgaaattgaaaaacatcgaATACACGTGTGAACTACCACAAATGACCATTTCCCTAATAGAACGTTCCCTATCGGTGGGAATGAAGATTGATGGAGACGCGTTCATATGCTTCCGAGAT GCCGACATTGCCAAAGTCtctgaaaactgtgaaaaaccAACCAAAGTCTTTGaggaaaaaatcgaagtttTGCCAAAAGATAAATCGGTTTCTGTAAAGGAAATCAATCCAATGGTGGACTGTATTGCCAAAAATCTGAAGGACACTCCATCATGCACTAAAAGTCAAATTGCCGTTCTGTATTTGGTTGCAGGTGCAACTAGTGATCACGTTTATACGGAAAGTTTGACTGAAAAGGAAGTCCCAGTTAGTTCGACAGAAAAAGCAGTTCCAGGTTTGGTAGAAAGGGCAAATCCAACCAAGTGGAGTGAGATGAAACATCAGTGA
- the F55B11.4 gene encoding UPAR/Ly6 domain-containing protein (Confirmed by transcript evidence), with protein MLRFLLATCAVVGVANAIYCNSCDDFVSCGSPITQHCPRHSGCYTMTTNFGQTVISKGCAHDCQNLPPREGAHCLLCKGLDFCNSPQTEIGQGTIMRQQPPPPQIGGGAVPDNGYHIGHGVRPRSATQASVGLLMALPVIRGFVF; from the exons atgctccGATTTCTTCTAGCAACTTGTGCAGTTGTTGGAGTTG caaacGCAATTTATTGCAACTCCTGCGATGATTTTGTGTCCTGTGGAAGTCCAATTACTCAACACTGCCCGAGACATTCCGGGTGTTATACAATGACCACAAATTTTGGACAAACAG TAATCTCCAAAGGATGTGCACATGACTGTCAAAATCTGCCACCACGCGAAGGCGCCCACTGCCTATTGTGCAAAGGATTAGATTTCTGTAATAGTCCACAAACCGAAATCGGACAGGGAACCATCATGAGACAgcaaccaccaccaccacagaTTGGTGGAGGCGCTGTTCCAGACAATG GCTACCACATTGGTCACGGAGTCCGGCCACGTTCGGCAACTCAAGCTTCCGTTGGATTGCTTATGGCTCTTCCAGTAATCCGCGGTTTtgtgttttaa